Within the Scleropages formosus chromosome 8, fSclFor1.1, whole genome shotgun sequence genome, the region TTGTGATGACAGCATTCTACTGTATTAGGTTGCAAGACAATGCAAAGTTAAATCCATCACCAAGAATTTGTGGGCAAATTGTGATCAGTgaatataaacaataataatacccAAGACTGTAgcttatttttctgtgtttgttaaCATGGAGCACAAATCAAAGACCTTTTTGATATTTACATCTTTGCATGTTTTGTCCAGTAATGTCACATATTTGCTGCTGAGAATCTCAGGATGTTGATTAGAATgttgatatatactgtatttgagtTTCTATGTGAAGAGACTGGGTATTTAACTGGGGGATATTAACGTGCTTTATCTGCAGTTTTAAGAGCTTCCCTTGTCTATCTGAAATTACATCCCATGCTGAGCTAAGTATAAAACCCTTAAACCCGAATGCAGTGAGAGGGTTACACTATAAAAGATTGGACATACTGTGcatatactgtgtatttttttagagAGAATGTGCTTCTCTGTTAACTTTCTATTTCTCAGGATGTCAGCCCTCCTTGATCATTTTTAACCAGGACTTACTTTTATTACACTACAGCATTTACATGAATTGTATGTATAAACAACATTACTTTATGAAGAACGGATACATCAGGGGCATTTTACCCAGTGCAGTTTGCCTCTGCACCTGTAGCCTCAGGTGACTGACTTAAATACACATAATAATTTTACCAAGAAATACCAAAAAATTCAGAGTTTCGAAGGCTGGAAAAGTGTTCAACGTGCTGCATATCCCTATAATTGTGAAGCAATTATATTTATTAGATTTATGCGTGACCTTCTGCCGTGATTTGTCGGAATTTAATCAACGGCCATTCAGTGCATTCCTAGCCCAGTCCAGCCACAGGTTCCACTGAAGTACTCACCTAATTCAGAAACGGTCTATAAAGTCCTTTGTTCAAAACTTGTTTTTTGCACTGAAAGTGCAGTGAAGAGCTGCTATGAATGCTCGCGGTCACTATACCAGGAAGAGTGCCACACAGAAATGGTTTCAGCCGAGCTTATTGCAGATGcgtttcgacttatgatggttcgacttatgatttttcgactttacgatagtgagctggtgatagacatccagtagaaaccgtacttcgaatttagaatttttcccgggcaagtgatatgcagtgcgatactctcttgtgaagctgggcagcggcagtgatccgcatcttaAATTCTGTCACGCGGtggctatacagataccccccctgtatctacatctgtgtctcctgctactggtgggaagaagaagaggagggcagttactcttgaggagaaactcaagataattgccagcatgaaggcggcaagcccgtaatggctaTCGCACATAttctaggctatgatgtttggtaggttaggtgtattaaatgcattttcaacttccaatattttcgacttgcaatgggttttgcggaacgtaaccccattgtaagttggggaccacctgtacaaggTTTGCTTTGCATTGTGTTTTAAACtggccttttttatttttggactttttgctctttttttaatgtctggtGGATCAGAGGATGAGTCTGAGGATGAGTAAATCCCTCGAGCTACCAACAGGCCTCCTATTGACCGAGACACTTCTGAACAAGGCGAGGCTTGTTTAGAACAGAGTAGAACATGCATCTGTCTTCCGAGGAGCTTGAAAGCTTGAACTGATCAGTCCTTTTCATTGTGCTGCTCAAAGGAGAAATGATGAGGAAATTTGGAGTGGTCAAATATTCCAGTGGTACAGTCGGGACCCACAACAGCTGTGCAGTTTGCTCAGCCTGTACATGCTGTGCCCATCAAGAGACTCAGTTCTGAAACAGCAGAGCAAGGACAATTTTCCTTACCTTCAGTTTTGCTGCATCAGCAGTAAAGGCTCCTCACAGGTCTTCTAAAGCAGTAACTTTAACTGATGGAAATGCCCTTGGCTACTTAATAAGACCTTGCTCTATTTCTGGCTCCAGGAGAGTGTGTTGATCCCCTGGTGTCACCTCTCTATGCTTCCTCCTTCCTGGCCTCCTCCCGATATAACTTTATGTCCTCCGCCAACTTTGCCAGGTTGTACGGTGAGTTTCCTCTCTTGCAACTACAGACTGTGAAAAAACATAGGATTGTGTGATTATATGAATAGGtgtaaaacatttatgtacacaTCTGCACCATATAACACTTTGAAAATGTTGTGTATCTGCTGTAATGTGCTGTATACAAgtgcatactgtatgtctgtttcTGTGTATCTACAGTCCGTAATGTATGTGTGAAAAAATGCACCTACATATGTAATGACATGTACACGTGAGCATGTAAGAACTCCCCATGTATGTTTACAGCATGTGTATTTCTCTGACAGGAAGCAGTGGGTGGTCTCCGTCCCCCAGGGACCGTCAGCCGTGGCTTCAGATCGACTTACAGAGGAAGTACCGCATCGTTGCCATCTCCACCCAGGGCACGTTCAACTCCAACGACTGGGTGACCAAGTACACCATTCTCTATGGAGACCGCCCTGACTCATGGACCCCGTACATCCAGAGAGGGGGGAACTCGGTAACGTGGACAGAGCTTCTGGAAAAGACCGTGCCCGTCCCAGACAGCATGTTGGGCGGAGTTTTTGTTGAGCCATTGGCCTGGTTTACATGGCTGAACATTCACAGAGTGATGACTGCATGAAGGCTACAATGACCACATTTTCCACACTGTCTGCGTTCTGTAGATGTTTAAAGTAAAGGACATGCTATAGATATACTTGCACAGTTTCTAGATGTGTCCATCAGTCACTGTGCTCTTTGCGCAGACTTTGTCGGGGAACTGGAATTACTACCAGGTGAAGAGGCACGTGTTCCACTATGCATTCACTGCCAAGCACCTGCGTTTCCTCCCCCTGGGCTGGAACACGGAGTCGGGTGGCAAGATTGGCGTGCGGCTGGAGGTGTATGGCTGTGCCTACGGTGAGGTTATCCTGTCCTGTACATGTATTACACTGCATCACATCTCGGTACATCACCAGAAACGGTCTGTCCTAGAGGAACCACTTGGGATGCTGGCATAAATACAGACCTAAACCATACGTCTTAAGTGTTACATTTTCTGGTTTAATTTCATAGTGACAGACACTGTGGTGAGGGAAAAttgttactttttccacatgctGCATACCTGTCTGCCAGACTCATACGTGATGGCGTATGATGGGGACGACATGGTCGCCTACGCCTTCCCTGGGGGAAGGTCTCGCACGTTGCAGGACCACATCGCCCTGAACTTCAAGACACTGGAGCATGATGGGGTGCTGCTGCACAGTGAGGGGATGCAGGGGGATGTCCTGATGCTGGAGCTGAGGGATACGCGTCTCTACTTGCACATCAGCCTGGGTGGGTCATGGATGGCCATATTGGGtgtcaaaggtcagaggttgCCTGGGtcctaaataattaataatgccCTGAAAAGGCAGTATGTGTACTAATATTCACGATTTTGGTTGCTTCTCAGGTGCTTCTGTGCAGTGTGTTGCATGTGGtttacagttttaaactttATCAGTTTGCTCAACaatatattgtaattttttaactttaaaaccTTAAACCttaatttagggtaaagcaCAGATTTTTCTTGGACTCCTCTTACCCAGTACACCTAATACTTGTTGTTACCATTACTactcattacattttaatttttgccatctgtgttcagttatttattattgttattaattcacACGTAGCTAACGTCTAcattcaaggtgacttaaaatgctagACGCACAGTACTAAGCTGCTGACAAGTATCCACTCAGCCACACaacacagcaatgtaacacacacacgatcATGCACTACAGGGAATTTATAgtcaccacccacacacacactttcagaaccgcttggcccatatggggtcgcggggaaccggagccaacccggtaacacagggcgtaaggccggagggggaggggacacacccagaacgggacgccagtccgtcgcaaggcaccccacgcgggactcgaaccccagacccaccggacagcaggaccaggtccaacccactgcgccaccgcacccccatttatagtcaccagttcacttgaaatacatgtctttggactgtgagaggaaactagGCTACCTGGAAAAGACCCGCACTAAAacggaagaacatgcaaactccacacagactgagtcgaATTGAAACCTACATGTGAATAAAAAGCCCAAGGGCTGTCAGGCACCAGTGtcacccactgtgccaccccatttAGCATGTTAACATGACATGCTCCAGAATAGTAGCAAGATAATTCTTTAGTCAGCAGCAGAAGTGGTAAACATAAGCAGTTTTCCTCTGCTAAAAACAATCATATTTTACTGTAAGGTGCTGTGATTAAGTCAGAGTAGgagtttgaagaaaagaatcatGAACTTTGGCCCTACAAGAGCAAGGTCCTCAAAATCCAtactgctgtgtttattttcattaatagaATTTCAAGTGACCCAGGAAGATTCTGTGAAAAGGGTTAGAATTACACACAGTGCCATTTATTCCAGCGCAGATGATTGAAAGCTGGATCTGCAGAGCTCAGCTGGGCTCATCTCTCACAGGCAGCAGCACGGTGCAAGTGGTGGAGGGCATGACCACTCTGACTGTTGGCAACCTCCTGGATGACCAGCACTGGCACTATGTGACCATCAAGCGGTACGGTCGCCAGGTCAATTTGACAGTGGACAGTCACACCGAAAGCACAATCTGCAATGGGGAGTTCAGCTACCTGGACCTCGAAGACCAGGTGGGAGACAAGGATTCTAGCTGAAGCATTCACATGGGAGAGAATGTACAGTCGCTGTGGCAGGTCACTGCACCTATTTGCATTCAGAATTTGGTGAAGAAAGCGGAAAGTGGTTCTCCCCTTTCATTCTAACTCCAGCTTCCATTCGGCAGCCGGAGATTTTGTACTTTCTCCGCAAAAAATTGTGTTCCTGTTCAATTCATAAGTGGAATGTCTGACTCAAAGAAAAGAGCAGGAGAGTGAATGGGATGATGCTGTGTACTGGAGGCCCAGTTTTGTACTTCAAGTCTTCCTGTGCAGTTTAACAGAGGCTTCTGTCACCTCTTAGGTGTATGTGGGAGGTGTGATAGAGCCCAAAATGCCTCACCTTCCAAACAAGAGCAACTTCAGGGGCTGCCTGGAGAACGTCTTCTACAATGGTGTCAACATTATCAACCTGGCTGAGCAGAAGGACCCACAGATTCGCTTTCCTCATCACCAGGTGTGATTGCAttgccttctctctctcctcagcAGCCTCATGTTCACTTATGACTGTAGATTTATACTTCACTGAGCAAGCTCTTTTGGCTCATAATCCTCCTGGATCGCCATGCTTAGGTCTTTTGTACTTATGTACTTCTACACTTGTAGATGTTTGGGGTTTTGAAAAGACATGACATGCCTCTTGTTCCTGTCTGAGCATGCACCTGGACAGCAGGTAGTATTTAAAGGCATACTAGAAAGTGGATTTCTACTATTCTTGTGTAacgtacttatcctgaattgcgtTAAAACGtgatatttattcctttgttttgttttttctgttttccatttgtattCATAATTCAGGCAGTAATTTATCATGAGTGTATGGAGTTCAAACCCTCAAGTCTGTGACCTCTTACCTTCCCGCAGAAACCTGTGCAGTACGCCTGCCAGGACCTGCAGCTGAAGCCGATGTCTTTCACTGGGCCCAACAACTACCTGCAGGTGCCGGGCCTTTTGCGGAAGTCCCGCATGTCCGTCAAGTTCTCGTTTCGCTCATGGGACCACATGGGCCTGTTGATGTTCACCAGGTTTGCTGATGACCTGGGCTCCCTGGAGCTGGGCCTGAGCGAGGGCCAGGTGAACATTACCCTTCAGCAGCCTGGCAAGAAACTGCGATTTGCTGCAGGTAAGAATGGAAGTGGAAACTTGTGAACCAGAAACTCACCAGTCTGCATCAGCTCAACAGGACTAAGGCCTCTTTAAAGTCATATAAAGTTTActtttggttaaaaaaacatccaacaCTCACATGTGTCATGACTTGGCAATTTTTATGGTTTAGACATTAGATGACACCAGAGGAGATCCATCGCACAGTTTGTTGATGGGTGTTGATTCGAGTGGTCGCTTAATGTGTGCTTAGGAAAAGCTGACCACAGATATGCTGACTACACAATGACTTACTCCTTCAGGTTACGGTTTGAATGACGGGTTTTGGCACACGGTGGATTTGGCAGCACGGGACAACTTTTTGGTCGTAACCATCGATGAGGACGAAGGCTCCCCCCTCAAGATCACCAACGTGTTTGCCATGCGCACCGGGGACCGCTACTTCTTTGGAGGTATTTTGTCAAGTTGCTTGACTGCCGTTACCAAAAAGCTGTTGTCATAAAGAGATTCAAGTGAACTAAAGTTGCATACTGATTAACCAACCTGTGGTCCATTTTTGGTTGCATTTTTGAAAACGGCAATGCTGGAATAACTTTGCGGCAGTGGAGTAGCAGTAATGTATCGTTGCAGTTGTTCTCTGGCTGGAAGAGTCCATGTTGGGGCAGAAAGTCTCACCTTTGTCCCATGTCTTGCACCCCTCAGGCTGCCCCAAGACTAATAATACAGCCAGGTGTGAAACCACGCTGAAGGCTTTTCATGGGTGCATGGAGCAGATCTTTATTGACTCTGAGCCTGTGGACATCGACACCATGCTGCAGCAACGCTGGGGGCGTTATGCTGAGCTGCTTTTGGGCACCTGTGGCATCACTGACAGGTGGGCCTGGCATGGCCAGAGTGGGGTCCTCAGGGAACGTTTGCACTGTGGCTATATGGGAACTGCAGTTCTGTGCATGTTTCACTGTCCTCACTTGGCTGTCAGTGAAGGAGAGGGATGCAAATCCAGTCTCTGACAGTTAGATTTATCCAGTCTGGCtagcaaaaaaaatgcagaacagttttttcaatatagatttttgaaaaacagctttttaacCATTGGGTGCAAGAGTTCTAATTGTGAGCAGCTGTGTTCCATGCATGATTCAGTGTTGACTGGTTGGGTGGGCAAAAAGAAAAGAGGCAGTGGCTCTTTGGTTTGTCTGGAATGGTGTGGTCACAGGCATTCTGAAGAAACCCAGACCCCGGAACGCAGAAATCTGATGGTTTTTAGGGTCAGCAGTGACTCACACTTCCTAGACAGCCAGAAAAGGAGATGTGATATCACAGGcatcttcctgtgtgtgtgcatgtctccCTTTCTCATCATACTGCGAATGTCATGAAGACAGTGTTTGTACTGCTCATGTGTCCAGGTGCACGCCAAACCCCTGTGAGCATGAGGGGAGGTGCATTCAGTCCTGGGATGACTTCATCTGCATGTGTGAAAACACTGGGTACAAAGGAGAAGTGTGCCACAAATGCGAGTATCACGGTTAAACCTTCATTACCTTCCTAGTATATAAATTCATGCATGTTCACTGACATAACTTGCCACTTTGCAGTAATTATTTCACAGAACAGCTTAATTACAACCAGACTTGATCTCGGTCCGAGATGTAATATCTCATCTTGCTGTCTCCGgtgtaacgtgtgtgtgtgtgtgtgtgtgtgtgtgtgtgtgtgtgtgtgtgtgtgtgtgtgtgtgtgtgtgtgtgtgtgtgtgtgtgtaaaaaacaGCCTGTTGAATGTGTTGCCTTCTTTGACAGCGGTCTACAAGGAGTCGTGCGAGGCCTATCGGCTCAGTGGAAAGTTCTACTCGGGCGACTACACCATTGATCCTGACCTCAGCGGCCCTTTGAGACCCTTCTCTGTCTACTGTAATATGAAAGGTGTTCAACTTCTCTTTTTTGGACCAGTTTCCTTTATCGACCGCAACCTTGCGAAGATTTTCCCTTAAGATAGAATATTTTTTGGGACCAAGAACCTTTCTCAAGGTTTTAGTTTAATGGGCAGCCAAAAACAGATGAGTAAAGCAATAAGCTCCTGTTACTGGTAGTAAAACCAGATCAGGGCTCAAGTTTAAAGTCGCCTCAATCCGATCAACAAAGGCAATTAGTGTCTTGTGATCCCCTGAAGGATTAGCAGCTGTAATCCATTAAAATTCTCCAGTTGATTATGGTGTAATGGATGCCACCTTCCTGTGTGCTGTTCATCTCCAGCCACCAAAGCCTGGACGGTGGTGAGGCATAACCGAATGGAAGTCACCAAAGTGACGGGCAGCTCTGTGGACCAGCCATACCTGGCCAGTGTGGAGTACTGCAATGCATCATGGGACGAAGTCACTGCCTTGGCCAACGTCTCGGAGTACTGCGAGCAGTGGATTGAGTTTGCCTGCTACAAGTCTCGCCTCCTCAACTCACCCAGTTGAGTGTGTCGTCGGCTCAGGCGCAACACTGACTTCGGTCCAAACAGTGTCACCTGATGTCAGTGTGGGACAGCAGCGCTGACAGTTGCGTGAAGTGGACTGTCAGGTTCATCTGAGTTGACCTATCGTCATGCGAGTTTCCATTTTCAGGGACTTTGAAACTTTATATCAGTTGTCAAAAGATCATTTGCGTTCAAATTCAAATGCGTCTATGTTAAGTGAAGAATGGCTTGTACATCCGATAGCAAGTGTAGGTTCTGTAGGTAACCAGGCACTTACTGCTATGTACCCTAAACTAGGTGGAAGACCGTATAGTTACTGGATCGGTCGCCATGGCGAGAGCCAGGTGTACTGGGGGGGCTCCTTTCCTGGGGTCCAACGCTGCGCCTGCGCCATCAACAGCACCTGTGTGGACCCGAGGTTCTTCTGCAACTGCGACGCAGACTACCGTCGGTGGTGAGCGACAGGACACGCTACTTTTTGTGGCAAAACGACAGGACGTTGCATGCAATTGTGCACGTTAACGTAGGACATTTTTCCAATCCTGTGTGAATCCTGCTGAGGCGGGTTTTGCGCTGGGGGCATTTTTTGTCGAATGTTGACAGTGGTGTTGCTCAACCCCCCACCTATAGTACTCACATTAAATCACCACTGGCATGTCTCTGCATTGCATTTGGATGAACGTACCTCTGTGGTGGGCAAACAGGTATTCGGACAAGGGGTGGCTGAACTATCGGGACCACATGCCCATCAGAAGAATTGTTGTGGGGGACACCAACCGGACTACGTCAGAAGCCCATTTCAGCCTTGGGGCCCTGCGTTGTCATGGTGACAGTGAGTATCCTCTCATCCTCTGAGGGGGTTCAGTGCCTCTGACTACAGTAAATAGGTCAGAGCGTAGGTCAGAAATGGCACTTGAGGGATGCTTCATATTAAGGCAGTATTGACTCAAAGGTTACTAGGCATCTTTTATCCAAGCTATCTTGCCAATTTAAAGTACATTACTTTAGTTAATTACAAATGTAATATTAACAGAATGTAAAAGTAGTTGCTTAAAGTGGTCAGGCCTGGTATCTCTTTTAACACAATGATATACTATAAATTATAGTACAAAACTGCTGGTCTTATCAATATTAAAACACAGTGTTTTATAATGTACTGAaataaagtcaccagttcagagAATAAAAGCGTATTATACATGTGTGAGACATAATTTAGGTAATAACTACTCATACTCTGCAGAAGAGGTGTATGTGCTTGAGGATCTGGCCTCTAGCAGGCAGGATGTTTTTAACACTGCCAGTATTGACCGCTTGGTGGCGTAAATGATCCCATGTGACAGGCAGCACTTGGAACACCGTGGCCTTTACTAAGCCAATGTACCTCAAGTTCCCCACGTTCAGGCCTGGCACCAGCGCCGACATCAGCTTTTACTTCAAAACAACCGCCGACCACGGAGTCTTCCTGGAGAATTCTGACGATCGCCATCGCAGCTTCATTCGAGTGGAGCTTAACTGTAAGTGCTGACAGAGCCTCAACTGATAACCTTTATGTTGTCCATACTGTATGTTAAGGTCTTTTCTGAAAGTATAAGGTGAGGGATTAAATTGTAACCCAAAACACACCAGGAAGCCATTTGATATAAGCGCTGAAGCTTTCAGTCAAAAAATGTCattctactttttaaaatttttttgtctcTATTGCTCTCTATCCATCCCTCATCCCCTCTCGCTTTCCCCTTGGCATCCACCTCCCTGGAATGTGTCCTCCCAGCCACCACCGATCTGCTCTTTGTCTTCATGGTGGGGGACGGAATCCTCAATGTCACGCTGCGTTCTCCGGAGCCCCTCAATGACGACGAGTGGCACCACGTCAAGGCAGAAATCAATGTGAAAATGGCACGGCTTAAAGTGGACTACCAGCCCTGGTCCGTGTGCCACTTCCCTGGGCAGACCTATGTCACCATGAAGTTCACCCAGCCGCTCCTTGTGGGTATGTGACCGAGGATGGAGCAATTCCTTCACTGGCAGCCATCACTCGCAAAAATAGGCACAGCAGGATGATCCTCGAGACACTGAATCAACACACAGTACTTGCTCTTTTTGGTGAAAGACCTGTAGTGGTGTCATTTCTCACTGAGTTCTAAGTGAGGAacgtctgtctctctgtgtgatGTTCCACGTGCATCGATGGCTTGCAGCCACAGCAGTGCCACACGGCAGCCAGTCTTAaagcttattttaaaatattgttattataaaaCTCTTAAACACTTATGAGATGGCACTACACTGGCTCTTAATGCTTTGGGTTTTGACTATTTTGACCAGCTTCCTATgttaaaaagttataaatataatattaacaattctatatagatatagatacatgtatataataccaatatattacattatgttACAGTATGTTATTTTTTGCTGAAGACTGTTGGCATGTCACCACTGTTAGGTGCAGCCAAGGACAAACAGCGGGCCTACCTGGGCTGCCTGCGGGGGCTGCGCATGAACGGCTTGCCCCTTGACCTGGAAGGAAAAGCGAACGCGGAGGAAGGCGTCAGACGCAACTGCACAGGCCAGTGTGTGAATGCGGCGATACCCTGTCGCAATGGCGGCCGTTGCATGGAGGGATACGCCTCCTACTACTGTGACTGCAACAACACGGCCTTCGAAGGCTACTACTGCCACAAAGGTAGGTTCTGAACAGCGCTGCTGCACCTGTTACTAATACGAGTAGAAAGTGATGTGGCAGGCAGGTGCAGGACATGCAATGGATTCGATCCAATTCGCAAAAATGCGAACTTATTTACATCAATGCAAAGTAACTAGTTTGCCGACACTGGACTTTTTGGACTGGACACACAATAGTTTATCGTTTCATATTGAGCATCTGGTCATTCTGCCAATAACAAGTAAGCATCTCACACGGTCTGGGTGTGTTTCATGGCTGGTCTGTGTTTTGCTCACGCTAAGACATCGGTGCCTTCTTCGAGGAGGGAACATGGCTCCGCTATAACATCCGCAGAGAGGCAGTCTCAGAAGAGGCGCAATGGGCATACTGGGTAGATCCGCACAACTTCAGCCTGGGGTACAACCACATCGGCGAAGAGATcgagttcagcttcagcaccacCCACACCCCTGCGGTGCTGCTCTACATCAGCTCCTTTGTCAGGGACTACATTGCTGTGATCCTCAAGAGAGACGGTATGCAGACGGTGCCCAAAAATGGCTGCATTTTATGcttcaaaatgctgctgtacccAGTGTGACTGTTAAGGTAAGGAATTCGCCCACTGAGGTACTGCTGTCCATCCCTTTTCAGGCAGCTTAGACCTGAGGTACCGACTGAGCGCATTTACCGACAAGTTCCAGATAACCTCCTTGAACGTGGCAGATGGATACCCTCACTTTGTCAACATCACCAGGCAAAACCGTACCTTGCGGACACAGGTGCGACACAACCCTGTGCTCAAAAACATGCCTCTGTGTACCTGTGCTGTAAAAGTGCAGGCTACTGAAGTGACCGGAGCTCTGACTCCTAGTCACCTGCTTTTACCACACGTCACTATACGGTGTCCATCTGAGAGGTATCGTTGTGTCACATTCACATGCACTGCTGTTTCCCGTGCAGGTGGATTATATGGAACCTGTCAAACAGCATATGTCCATTTTGGAGGACAACCGATTTGACTCTCCCAAATCCTTCTTCCTGGGGAGAGTGATGGGTAAGTTACAGCTTTGTGATTCAGGTGCAGCCAAAAAGTAATCAGGCAAAGCAATATAATACAACCTCACGTAGTTGATTCTAGCTGCGTCGGTTGGTTTCCA harbors:
- the LOC108941828 gene encoding contactin-associated protein 1-like; its protein translation is MLSVSEKRRKLPLGVINSNAYNIIERMSYRTLSATFFLLVLLLSCQRSSSRECVDPLVSPLYASSFLASSRYNFMSSANFARLYGSSGWSPSPRDRQPWLQIDLQRKYRIVAISTQGTFNSNDWVTKYTILYGDRPDSWTPYIQRGGNSTLSGNWNYYQVKRHVFHYAFTAKHLRFLPLGWNTESGGKIGVRLEVYGCAYDSYVMAYDGDDMVAYAFPGGRSRTLQDHIALNFKTLEHDGVLLHSEGMQGDVLMLELRDTRLYLHISLGSSTVQVVEGMTTLTVGNLLDDQHWHYVTIKRYGRQVNLTVDSHTESTICNGEFSYLDLEDQVYVGGVIEPKMPHLPNKSNFRGCLENVFYNGVNIINLAEQKDPQIRFPHHQKPVQYACQDLQLKPMSFTGPNNYLQVPGLLRKSRMSVKFSFRSWDHMGLLMFTRFADDLGSLELGLSEGQVNITLQQPGKKLRFAAGYGLNDGFWHTVDLAARDNFLVVTIDEDEGSPLKITNVFAMRTGDRYFFGGCPKTNNTARCETTLKAFHGCMEQIFIDSEPVDIDTMLQQRWGRYAELLLGTCGITDRCTPNPCEHEGRCIQSWDDFICMCENTGYKGEVCHKSVYKESCEAYRLSGKFYSGDYTIDPDLSGPLRPFSVYCNMKATKAWTVVRHNRMEVTKVTGSSVDQPYLASVEYCNASWDEVTALANVSEYCEQWIEFACYKSRLLNSPSGRPYSYWIGRHGESQVYWGGSFPGVQRCACAINSTCVDPRFFCNCDADYRRWYSDKGWLNYRDHMPIRRIVVGDTNRTTSEAHFSLGALRCHGDSSTWNTVAFTKPMYLKFPTFRPGTSADISFYFKTTADHGVFLENSDDRHRSFIRVELNSTTDLLFVFMVGDGILNVTLRSPEPLNDDEWHHVKAEINVKMARLKVDYQPWSVCHFPGQTYVTMKFTQPLLVGAAKDKQRAYLGCLRGLRMNGLPLDLEGKANAEEGVRRNCTGQCVNAAIPCRNGGRCMEGYASYYCDCNNTAFEGYYCHKDIGAFFEEGTWLRYNIRREAVSEEAQWAYWVDPHNFSLGYNHIGEEIEFSFSTTHTPAVLLYISSFVRDYIAVILKRDGSLDLRYRLSAFTDKFQITSLNVADGYPHFVNITRQNRTLRTQVDYMEPVKQHMSILEDNRFDSPKSFFLGRVMEVGDIDYEIKKHNSPGFVGCMSGVRYNIYAPLKAYFRPNETDPPVTAMGFLEESNCGAYPSIMGVVPLEEDPWYTGPEFLYIHDDLPSPPVMAFIVLLLLVLTFGTLFGLYTYLYRYKGSYRTNEPKSMESPCSGRALTERPRKDRSLPRIQEEPRSE